The Apium graveolens cultivar Ventura chromosome 6, ASM990537v1, whole genome shotgun sequence genome contains a region encoding:
- the LOC141668043 gene encoding equilibrative nucleotide transporter 3-like, with product METSSKAPVRLEGNFLATLACWFLGLGSLVSWNSMLTIGDYYYELFPDYHPSRVLTLVYQPFALGTMAILAYNESKIDTRKRNIAGYILFCLSTFALIALDLATSGKGGIGNYIGICIFVGAFGVADAHVQGGMVGDLAFMRPEFIQSFFGGLAASGALTSGLRLMTKAAFENSENGLRKGTMLFLAISTFLEFLCILLYAFVFPKLPIVKYYRSKAASEGSKTVTCDLAAAGIQKQEIQKAGDDANPQRLTTKKLFYQNIDYLLDLFLIYVITLSIFPGFLYENTGEHQLGSWYPLVLIAMYNVLDLVGRYVPLIECIKLESRKGLMIAILSRFLLIPAFYFTAKYGDQGWMILLVSFLGLTNGYLTVCVMTVAPKGYKGPEQNALGNLLVLFLLGGIFAGVALDWLWLIGTATKF from the exons ATGGAAACTTCTAGTAAAGCTCCGGTGAGACTCGAG GGGAATTTTCTTGCAACTCTTGCATGTTGGTTCCTTGGACTTGGATCACTAGTGTCATGGAATAGTATGTTGACCATAGGCGACTACTACTACGAATTATTTCCC GATTACCATCCATCAAGGGTACTCACACTCGTCTATCAACCATTTGCACTAGGAACGATGGCAATACTGGCTTATAACGAGTCAAAGATCGATACTAGGAAACGTAATATAGCTGGATACATCCTATTCTGTTTGAGCACTTTTGCACTTATAGCG TTGGACTTGGCTACATCAGGGAAAGGGGGTATTGGAAATTATATTGGTATATGTAtatttgttggtgcttttggaGTTGCAGATGCTCATGTCCAAGGTGGAATGGTAGGAGACCTAGCTTTCATGCGCCCGGAGTTTATCCAG TCATTCTTTGGTGGTTTAGCTGCATCAGGGGCCCTTACCTCTGGTTTGAGGCTTATGACAAAAGCAGCATTTGAAAATTCAGAAAATGGTCTTCGAAAGGGAACGA tgttgtttcttgctatatcCACGTTCTTGGAATTTCTCTGCATATTGCTGTATGCATTTGTTTTCCCTAAACTACCGATTGTTAAGTACTATCGCTCAAAAGCAGCATCCGAAGGATCGAAAACTGTTACTTGTGATCTTGCAGCTGCTGGCATCCAGAAACAAGAAATTCAAAAA GCTGGTGATGATGCTAATCCCCAGAGGCTAACCACCAAAAAATTGTTCTATCAGAACATTGATTACTTATTGGACTTGTTTCTGATATATGTCATAACCTTGTCAATTTTCCCGGGGTTCTTATATGAAAACACTGGTGAACACCAGTTGGGTTCATG GTATCCACTTGTTCTGATAGCAATGTACAATGTGCTGGATCTGGTTGGTAGATATGTTCCTCTGATAGAATGTATCAAGTTGGAGTCTCGAAAAGGCCTCATGATTGCGATATTATCCCGTTTCTTGCTCATACCTGCATTTTATTTCACTGCGAAATATGGTGATCAGGGGTGGATGATACTACTTGTTTCTTTTTTGGGATTAACCAATGGATACCTGACTGTGTGTGTCATGACTGTAGCTCCTAAAGGATACAAG GGCCCGGAGCAAAATGCATTGGGAAATCTTCTAGTTCTATTCCTTCTGGGTGGTATATTTGCAGGTGTTGCTCTGGACTGGTTGTGGCTAATTGGCACCGCGACTAAATTTTGA